GGGGGAGAGAAAAAACCCCGACCTCGGGTTCGTGGGGAAGGTTCGCTCCGTCAATACCGAGGTGCTGGATCTGCTCGACCGGCACCGATATGTCACGATCGTGGCGCCGGTCGGTGTCGATGACGACGGAAACCCCCTGAACATCAATGCCGATGAGGCGGCAAGCGAAATCGCCGGAGCCCTGAAGGCGGAAAAACTGATCATGATGACCGATACGCCGGGGGTGCTTGGCGGGGACAAGAGCCTGATCCCGTCCCTGACGCCCTCCCGCGTCCGGGAGCTTCTCTCGGACGGAACGATCAACGGAGGGATGGTCCCGAAGATTTCGGGATGTCTGAAAGCTCTCGACATGGGAGTCCGGAAGGCCCATATCATCGACGGGCGTATTCCGCACGCCCTTCTTCTCGAAATATTCACGCCCGAAGGCGTGGGAACGGAGATCCGGCGTGACCAGGCGTAACCTTCTTCTGTCGGGTCTCGTTTTCCTGATCGGATTGTCGGGACTGGCCGCCTGTCATCCCCGTGACACCCGTTCGACCCGCCTGTCCGGAACCATCCAGGAATCCCGCGCTCTCCGGGTTTCTGCCCGTCTTTCGGTGACCGGCCTGTCCGTCCGGATGGAAAACCATGGACGCTCCGACGAACGGATCCGGCGCTATTTTCTGAAAACCCCCTCCGGAGAAGAGTCCGATCTCCTGACGAACGGGACGTTCCGGGACCGGTTTTCCGGACGCGTCCGGCGATGGGGACGCATGGGCCTTCCCACCGTGCTTCCGGCAG
This portion of the Leptospirillum ferriphilum genome encodes:
- the argB gene encoding acetylglutamate kinase: MLEDSQTKARILIEALPYIRAFSGKTFVIKYGGSTRGKTLEDSDPTLDQSFADDLVLLVHIGIRPVVVHGGGPDITRMMDRMGLPSRFVDGLRVTDREGMEVVEMVLSGKINRELVTLVQKRGGRAVGLAGRDGNLLVGERKNPDLGFVGKVRSVNTEVLDLLDRHRYVTIVAPVGVDDDGNPLNINADEAASEIAGALKAEKLIMMTDTPGVLGGDKSLIPSLTPSRVRELLSDGTINGGMVPKISGCLKALDMGVRKAHIIDGRIPHALLLEIFTPEGVGTEIRRDQA